Within Spinacia oleracea cultivar Varoflay chromosome 4, BTI_SOV_V1, whole genome shotgun sequence, the genomic segment ATATATGTATTTACTTGAACACACGATAACCTAATTTGAATAAAactcaaatttgaaataaattgaacattaatttttaaaatataagaaaaaataatcaACTGTTGAAAACTTGACTAGACCCAATAGTTATCAAACCACATCTTGACCCGTGTCCGGGAATGGAACTCGACCTAAATTTTGATCGACCCGGATTATACAATCCAAAGTTGACCCAAACCCTAAATTACATGCACCAAAATCGGCTTCAACCCAACtagataagacccgaacccgaaattaaaCCCTGCCTGAACATAACTTAACATGAACTCAACATGTACCCGAAATTAAAAAGTAAACTGACATGATCCGTCTGAAAACTAATCCTACCTGAACCCAGGTGACAAAGTGACCCAATACGCCCGATCTGATCGTGACCGAAACCCAAGGTGACACAGACCCGGCCCGGATAGtggttttgacagctctaattATTAGTCGGTTTGGGTTAGTGGGTTAGAGTCCTAGCGTGGAGAGGAAAACGTGAGTTAATACCggcagagaaaagggagagaaaTTATCATAAGTACGCACTCTAACACTGTACCAATTTATTTGGGGAGAGTGACAATAGTGTGTCGGGAGTGGGAAAATTAGATAGAAGGAGAAGATGATGCGAAGAGATATATCCGCATTTGCTCAGCCCAGATGCCTTTTCATCCTCATCCTTGCTGCTTTTCTCCTCATCTTCGCCTTCTCCTACAGTTTTCAggtattattcattattttgaATTTATCTGCAGTTTTAGGTTTTCAATTATTTTTTACTGTGCTTGATTTATGAACTTGCCACTCCTTAATTCCAGAATCTGCGTTATTAGTTGTGTTGCCATTTCGCAATGTAGATCTGTTAGGTTTTTTCTTTGATTGTTGTGATCAACAAGCTTTTTAATGTTGAGAAAATCGAGGTCACGATTAGGATTGTTACCAACAATTTCGACCTAATGATTCTAAATCATGATCATCACATTCTCAGAAAGTTATGGCACTTGGAAGTACTAATTATTGTTAATGCGTTCATGTGAGAGAAAGGAGTTTGAAAATTAGGGGAAGGAGGGGTTCTATGAGTGAGAAGGGAGTTTCAGAAGTAAATGTTTACGATTCGAGTAAGCTGGACTTGTTGGAGGAGAAATCAGTTTTCTTGCTGCTGAATTATGCTTTGTTGGGGCAAGACTTGTTTGGCCGTGCCATATATTGTACTTACCTTTTatggataatatttatgttaTGTTATTGCATTATGTTAAAACTAATGAGAGATTTAGTGCCTACTGGAAATTTGAATTGCAATAAACTTATATTTTCGTCATGTTTGATATTTTCTTATCTTCTTTCAGTTAATAATTTTGCTTCAATGAATGTGGGGTATCATGTCATAGGTCGGATTTGGTGTTTTCAGTGAGTCCTTTTTATTTGCAGGGCATAGTTGAGGAGGAGCTTGAAATTACTCATAGAGTGTTCTTGGATATTGATATGGATGATCAACGGTTAGGTATGTAAATTTTTCCTCTACTACTTTTTCAAACTATTTTTTGGGGGGTTGGGGGATGTGGGGGGCAATACCGACTCCGGACATTGATTGGGAGAAACGTAGCCATGATTATACTCCATACAATATAGCCTTATCAACTACAAACTATCTGCTCCTTGTCGCATGTGGGGGGTTACTGCTACAACTTTTATGCTTCGTAAGAGTTTTATGAATTCAAGGGAAATCTTCAATGAAGATATTAGGGGAAGATTTGTTTAAGATTTGAGAGAAGTCAGAGAACTTGGAAATGTATGTTGCTTGGCTGTAGGTCATAGGAAGTGGGTAGTTGGTCAAGTTGTTAGACGTAGCTATGACAGTGTTCTGACAGAGGgagttcaagagagaatttcaaTACCAGCTTTGGTTGTTAATGCCGCCTTCATTTTGGAGGAAAAATCATGCATACCGTAGGGGCACGCTGCACATATAGATGTTGATATGGCCTTGTTGGATGAAATGGAGAAAAATGCGGATCAATCAACCTGGTCACTTTGCGTGCTAAGCTACAAGATCTGGCAGAGTGGAAATGGACCTACCAGCAGCTATTGGCAAAGTGAGGTGATCACTTTCAGTCATATGGTTATGATCAGACTCATCAGAGAATATTTCACCTGAAGCATTGTCTGTTTAACTGTTAATATTTATCAACAGGCTGTATGAAGGAAACAAAGAGCGTTTTATGAGTAGGAGAGTGGTGTTTACTTGAGTCTCGCTTACTCAAAAAGTCATTAAGATTttgatctgtttttttttttttttttgtattgatGAGGCTATGTGACTCCATATGCCAATTCATCTCATGGTGTGTTCTACTCATCATTAGTCTCCTTTCATTATCAACTTATGTTACTTGGACTCGGGTGTTCTACTCATCATTAGTCTCCCTTCATTATGAACTTCTGTTACACGGACTCGAGTACTCATGTAAAAAACGTGTCCATATCCAAGCGTACGACTCAGctattttgtgaatatttgatTTTGTCCTAAAATGAAGTGTGAGTATCCATACCCATCTCGGAGTGTGAGGATCCGACACGGGTACTTAAGAAATAATGAAGAGAGTGCGAGTAACATACAATCATGGTAAGGATACACTGCATTCATCTTAAATTACTTTAAGAGTAAGCAAATTGAGTATGTCAGTGTTTGTTCTGTTACCTTGTTAAGGAATTCAAAAAAATTAGGATTTTTTAAAATCTCCGGTGCTACTGCGCTAGGCATATTTGGCACAGTGTTTAAAAAAGCATGCTTAAGCCCTGAAGCTCGAAGCTCTAGGGCAAAGCGCTTAATTAGGTCTGAGCGAAGCTCTTGTGATTAAGCTCGCCGAAGCGCGCTTAAGCGCATGAAGCCCGCAAAGCACAAAAAGCGTGCTTTTTGGCgtttcattgattttttttttttttttttttattactttacaTTGAAAGCTTTTTTTATGtgttgtttttgtgttttggacCATTCCCTATTAATCCTTAACAATAGAAAGTAAACCAAGAgtccaaaagaaaaggaaaaaggagAAAGAACACAATAGTCACAGCAGCCGACCCTAGCTTCTGGATAAACACTACGGAGATATAATATGCATAATAGTAAaaaacatttaatttttaaaaagtgCGCTTCACTTCGATGAAGCGCGCGCCTTGCGCTTGCGCTTTGCGCTTAAGCTCTAGGACTCATATCGCTTTAGTGCGTTTTGCGCTTTTTTATACACTGATTTGGCATCAAGAGAATCAAAGCCACTTCTGTAAGGCTGAATTTGTTGTCTTCCTTTTTAGTTGAAGAGTAATTGTGTTAATATTACAGTGGTTTACCACACTAACAAACTGTACCGAAGATTCTACAGATGTTTTATGGCTTGATTGGCTTCTGCTCCATTTCCAATCTTTCTCCACCATCTGCTTCTGGAATAGGCCCATAGGTGTACCGTGCCAGCCGGCCCTGTAATTGAGTTATGAGTGAAATTTTGAGTATCTGCAGTGAATGAATACAGTGTGACACAGTGTTAATATTATCCGTAAATTCATGTCTCCTATAACTTTAAAGGTATTTATCTCAAGGGGTCTGCTGAATTTGGCTGCTATTTTTTTATCTTCATGTCAATTTTCGTCAGTCACTGCCAGCTGCCACTAAAAATCTAAACCGAACTGCTTGTTTGATGTATATGTGTTCTTTGTTGTTTCCTTGTTACTTAGAGAGTTGAAGTGACATGTTGGTGGATTTGCTGGATATCATAGAAACCTGACGCAATCCATTGTGCCCCTCTGCCACTCTGCCAGTTCTAGTCTGTTGCTAGGTACACAAGGAAGAGTGTGCCATTTCTGAATTTGTCCTTTTAATGGTTGGAATGTTTCACATCCGTTTTGGTTGTCGGAGTGGCTACCATTCTGCTATACCTTCGGCCACTTCCTTATTTGAATTTGGTATAACATGTTACCCTGTTAATATATTCTCTTTCTCCACAGCCTTCTTTATCTTGAGAGGAACCTTGTTACAGCTTACTGCTTTTTACTCCTTGCCACATCAACCTCAATGTCTCTAACCTGGAGGCCTGGAGGGTATATTGCCCTGGTTGATTTTCTGTCTTGACTGTCTATAGACTATAGTGTACTCCTAAAAGTTGCATGTATTCTTTCTAAGTCAACTACTTTTTGTTGACTCCTGGTTGAGATTTTTCTTGCCGTTCCCAAATGCTGGACCAGTGTTACCTGGTTCGCTAGTATGAGATTGGGTACGGGTTCGCAATTCGCTACCTAATTTGCTAAATTAGACCAAGATTATACCATTTTGATGTTGTAATTCGCTTTTTCGGTTCGCGGTTCGGGGGCTAATCGGAGGATTAGGTAACACTGTGCTGGACGATGGCTATTTTTTTACAAGTAACTTTTGCTAATATTAGTAAATAAGATTTTGTTATTTGGTCTTTCAACCTTACTGACTCCCAATTTTGACAGGTAGAATCGTGATTGGATTGTTTGGTACAGTTGTTCCAAAAACATCTGGTAGGTTTTTCTTTCTCATGGTTATCTAATCTGCTTCAGATTGGTTAATTGtcacaaatatgactcatctcTCTTCTCAATAATGTTGATCAGGATCTAGAACAAAACTAAAAGTTGCCATTTAGTCATTAACTATGGAAGATTGAATGTTATAATGTTTTTGCGCTTCTATGTTTTCTTTTAATAATCTAGGTTCAAGTTCATTTGTTTTTCTCTGCATTTCATTATTTATCTGAATCCCTCAGATTCACGCATGCTAAGCAAGCATGCAGATGCTTTCGTCTTAAAGAATGTTATGCTCTTTTTAATTGGGGTATTGTTTTCGTGAAATATGACTCAGCTTACTAATTGTATATCCACACGGTGACATGACTACACGTCTACACTAACCGCATTCCGTATCAGTATTCACTTTTCACCATATTACTTTTTCAAGGAAAATTGATGTTCCTTGGTCTTTGTGCGTCGCACCTAACTCTCTTTTCTCGTGTTACTTTTATTTCCAGAAAATTTCAGGGCTCTTTGCACTGGTACATCTATTCTCAACTTTGAAATTTCGAACCTTTTTTGTCCTTAAAATATTGTTTTCTAATAATTGTCCTTTTGGGTTATAATATACTGCTTCTGAATGCAGGAGAGAAGGGAATGGGCACCAGTGGTAAACCTCTACATTATAAGAAAACACCTTTCCATCGTATAATTCCCGGGTTTATGATTCAAGGTGGAGATATTGTTCATGGTGATGGGAAGGGTGGAGAATCAATTTATGGTGGTACCTTCCATgatgaaaatttcaaaataaaacattGGCGTGCAGGTCTTAATCTAACCGATTCACCGTATTACTTGTATTAGATTACCTTTTCACTCTTAATTTCAAACTTCTGTGCCTAGATACAAATTACCAACTGATCTTTGTCTCTGTTTTTACCTTTTTCTATAGGAGTTGTGTCTATGGTGAATTCTGGACGTAATTCTAATGGTTCGCAGTTCTTTATCACCACAGTGAAGGCAAGCTGGTAAGTTACTTATGGTTTGGAGTTCTTGTTATACTTCCGACAAGGTAGCACACTCTTGCTAGATAATCAGTGAAGGAAAATCATTTTAGAGATTTATCATTTAGGCGACAGCCTTAAGAGTTAAGAGGAGGATCTCTTAATTTTTTATCTCTTacttaaaaacaaataaatatggATTTGGAGGTGGCAAGTGGATTGTTCAATCAACAGTCTACTAGACTGGTAGTACAAAATTGTTTAAAGGACTTCTATTTCCAACTTCTGTTTTGTGGGAACTTGGAGATCGTGTTCATTATTTTGGGAAAGCTGGGTCATCCTCTACAATGGAGAACTTGGAATGAAAAATCAAAAGCCTTTGTTATCTCTGTTatgtttcttttaatttttgcaTGAAGAGTCTTGGGATGCAAGAGCTATGTTTGTGATTCTGATTTGAAATCTTCCGTAGGTTCTGGAATGTGTGATGTAATAATTGATGTTAAACTTTGCTCAGGTTGGATCGTGAGCATGTGGTGTTTGGGAAGGTTTTACAAGGCATGGATACTGTATATGCCATTGAAGGTGGAGCTGGAACTTATAGTGGAAAACCTAGGAAGAAGGTAATCATAGCCGACTCTGGAGAGATACCCAAGAGCAAATGGGACGAGGACACGACTAAACTTTAAGAATTTGCTACTTTCTGAGTGTAGAAGGTTGAGTTAATAGTTGTCTCTAATCAAATGATATGTTGTTTACATGTTGTATGTTGTTCATACATGTCACGTGGGGAAAAGAAAGTTGGAATTTCTGTGTTAGCTTTGTATGTCCGCTTTCTGATCCCAGCATAGTTGATTGATTATTAGGAAAGCAGTTCAATCTACCCCTTGTGTTGGGTATCTTGTAGAGACCTGTAATATAGATCGAGTTGATGTAAATGGTATATGGTGAGTTTATTCATCAAAAGTTGCATACGAGATTGATACAGAAAGTCAGAAATCTCACTATTCTGCTTCACTTTTTCGGCTGCCTTggccttttttttttccaacaCTATGTCCTCATCCTAATTTTCTTTGTGAATTAAGAATGATTTTGCAGTTTTCCAGCTAAGTTTCTATTTAATTTCTTACAGGAAGAAGTCAAACAGCATTGAGATTGTATATGTTCTCAAACTTGCTGTCTTTTTTAATCTTCCGACGAGGACAACCATATAtacctccattttttttttaagatttgGCGACTAAGTTCCTTGTTTACTTGCATAGATTTCTTGAAATTCTATCTATACAACAAACAAATTGCAACGAAGATCTAGATTATGTTATGTCTCTAGTATTATGTACTAAGAAAAATGGATTCCTATGAGGGTTAGCTCGAAATATAGGGTGAATATCAAGCAACTAGTAGTCATACTCCCAAAATAATAGCTTGAGGGGAGTTGTGATTATTTCAAGGAATAATTTCAATTCCTCTGAGAAAATTTCTCAAAGTTGATTATGCGAAAGAAATGAAATTCTTTTTTGTAAACTGCATATCTCGAGGATAGctgattttttttaaggaaTTGGAATCTCACTTCTTCGAAGGAAATCAACATTTCTCAATGTTGATTCTGTTGAAGATGTGAAATTTTTCTTTGGAAATCAACATATCTTGAGTGCCTACGATAATGACCACGGAAACTACATGGAGTACTTCGACTCGATAACTTGGTAAGTACCATAATCCTTGCTCAAAAACAAGCAATtgttaaaacttaaaattatGGAGAACAGGGAAACTTACATCAAGAATAAGTTAATACAGAATTAAGTAAAGCGAAATATGGTGCACATGAGGAATCACTACTAGTCAAAAGTTGATACAGAATAAAGAAATAGAGAAATTTTAAGGACGTGATTTGCAAGCTAATTTCTCTGCATTATCACCAGCAAATCCGGCATCTACCCAGGCTGAGTATCCCCCTTCAATATTTGCAACATGCTCAAATCCCT encodes:
- the LOC110792385 gene encoding peptidyl-prolyl cis-trans isomerase CYP21-1 isoform X2: MMRRDISAFAQPRCLFILILAAFLLIFAFSYSFQGIVEEELEITHRVFLDIDMDDQRLGRIVIGLFGTVVPKTSGEKGMGTSGKPLHYKKTPFHRIIPGFMIQGGDIVHGDGKGGESIYGGTFHDENFKIKHWRAGVVSMVNSGRNSNGSQFFITTVKASWLDREHVVFGKVLQGMDTVYAIEGGAGTYSGKPRKKVIIADSGEIPKSKWDEDTTKL
- the LOC110792385 gene encoding peptidyl-prolyl cis-trans isomerase CYP21-1 isoform X1 → MMRRDISAFAQPRCLFILILAAFLLIFAFSYSFQGIVEEELEITHRVFLDIDMDDQRLGRIVIGLFGTVVPKTSENFRALCTGEKGMGTSGKPLHYKKTPFHRIIPGFMIQGGDIVHGDGKGGESIYGGTFHDENFKIKHWRAGVVSMVNSGRNSNGSQFFITTVKASWLDREHVVFGKVLQGMDTVYAIEGGAGTYSGKPRKKVIIADSGEIPKSKWDEDTTKL